The Cinclus cinclus chromosome 5, bCinCin1.1, whole genome shotgun sequence genome segment AAGTTACTCCTGCAAAGAGGAGCAAAACCAGCACGTTGTGCTGGTGCAGGTGGCCGAGGGGACAAAACAGGTTGTGAGGGGCAGGCAGCCCATCTGCAAGTACccagtttcttttcctgcttacTATGCAATGTAGAGCTTTGAACTTGTGCTTTTGTGTGGAGGTAGGGAGGAGCGCAGTCCTTACTCAGTCCTTGGGAACTGAGCCctcccccagtgtccctgacCCTCAGTTAACAGGTAAGGACACCTATTTGCTGCTATGGACTCAACCTACCTTTCAGATTGTTCCTTTCTATTTCTCACCCTTTCTCCTTATCCTGGGTCACCAGGCACAATTTTGTTGTAAACACATCCTTTTGGATAGCTGTGTTTTTCCTTGCTGCCCTCTCCTCTTCTCCTGCCTGCCAGAGTGCTGTTACTGTACATAACCCCCCTTTTAGTTGGATTATTTaaggagctgcagcaccaaCAGAGATTCCTTGCTTCTTTCCCCTCTAAAATACTCCCTTTTGCACCGAATCTCGTTTCCTTCACTGCTGGTAGCAGTTGTCTCTTTGCCAGTCCCTCACTCCTGAAACCACTGGCAGTTTTACTGATgcccatctttttttttttttcctggatatCTTATTTTCTAACACGAGACTAACACTGGTGATTTTCAGTGTTGTTAAACCACCttctttccctgctttcctTATGGTTTCCTCTTTCCAGGTTCGGTTTGCAGCCTAGGAAAATATCCAATTACCTTATTTTGGTTGGAAGAAGCAATTCCCCAGATTGTTCATAGAAGACTGTATTTTTAGGGGAGATTAATTTTTATAGCCACTAAACTATACTCATTATTTTTGTACGTTTGCAACTTGGGGACAATTTTCTGGGCCGTGTCGTGGAGGGAACCTTTATTGTCATGGCTGTTTGACTGCTTGGGAATGCTGTGCTTGTGTGGTGTGGAGGCACATGCCTTGGTGTGCACTGGGAAGGagagaagcaataaaaatgaaCGAGGCTTCAATAAAAACTAACGAGGCTTCGGTAAAAGGccatttttgaaggaaaaaaaaaaaaaaaaacgaaacaaaaaacAGACTCCAAAAGCGGCAGTaacctttcctcctcccttAGAATCCTGAAATATATGGGAGAAAATGCAGTGTAATGTCTAAaatgcaaggagagaacccTTACTGTGAGCTAACTGTGCCAATACCGCTTCAGTTTGTAGTCACTGATGgagatttcagttttaaatgaaaacagcttttgattaaaaaagaataaGTTGAATGTCTGAAAATCCACACCGTGTTTATTTGAGAGTTGTAAATAATGTATACAGATGGTTGTATGTGATGGGGCAGAATATTTAAATCCTagggttgtttttgttggtttttttttttttttttccaataagaAACTGAAGGCTGTttataagagaaaataaatagctCTGTTTGACCATGACTGTCTTTATCTCCTTCTTGGACTTGTTCCTCATTGCTCTCCTACTtgtaaaatagattttttttttttccccccttccccctgtATATTGTAAATATCTGAGCAGGACGCACCCAAGGACGTTGTTGGGTCGCCGGAGGTGCAGGCTCCACTTTtggccctgcccagcagcacaggtaCCTTTTTTTGGCTTTCCTTCCTCCGGAGAGCCTCCTGTGACCCCAACAGCTGGAGCGCTCCAGATTTCCTGCCCTCCCATCCACACCCGGTGCTGAAGTGCCCGGCCCTGTGGTAAGTTCCTCACACGCACGGCAGGAGGGCAATTAGGGAAAAGGTGGTTAACAACCTGACTTGGACTTGAATTTTTTACACTTATTGGGGCCACAACTGCCTCGCTGCTGGTGCCCATCTCCTTTGGCTCAGTATATTTTGCCGTTTTAACTTGGTTCCCTTTGGGCTCAGGGTCTGTTTGGGAGGTTTTAGGGTTTCATAGAATCCCCAAAAggcttggtttggaagggaccttaaagcccatcccattccactcctgccacgggcagggatgccttccactgtcccaggtgctccaagcgctgtccagcctggccttggacacttccagagacccagggacagccccagcttctcGGGGCACCCTTCTCCCCACCCTCAcggggaacaattccttcctgaAGTCGAGAATTCCAGCCCTAAAGCATAGAAATCCTGAAGTCCAGAATGTCTTCCCAATTATTTGCAGTGACGGCCCTCTAAACTGGAGACGGATCTCCTTTAAGGCCAGCTCGGGTGCCCAGTGCCAGGCCATTGCTGGAGGACTTTCTGAAGCAGTCGGTGGCCGGGGGTGGCTTTGTCTCCTTGGCCCTTTCCCGGTGTCCCGGAGGCAGGAAGGTCGGCGCTGAGAGCGGGAGCAcatcctttccccctttccctttccccctttccctttccccctttccctttccccctttccctttccccctttccctttccccctttccctttccccctttccctttccccctttccctttccccctttccctttttccctttcccccttccccctttccctttccccctttcccctcccctcccctcccctcccccagcgCCGTCATCGCGCGCCGCGCGAGCCCGTGACGTCACGCCGGCTCCGGCGGGCCCGCCGCTGTCGCGCGCTAAATTTGAAGGCGGCGCGCGCGGGGCCCGGCTCGCGGCCCCTCAGGTGCGTCTcgcgccccctccccccccccaccccccgctGCTCCCTCAGGCCGCCATGGCCACCCCGCCCAAGCGCAGCAGGCCCGACGGCCGCCTCAAGAAGGTCGCCGTGGAGGGCAACATCGGTGAGTCGGCACCTCTCGCCTACGCGGGGAAAGGGACGGGGGAGGGTGAGTTGGAGAGGCCTGGAGGGGGGAGGCGACTTCCGCGGCTCTCGGTGGTTTCGGCTGTCTGAGGGAGGCACAACTCTGCGGACTCTTCATTTCCTGCCtgcctccttcctttcttttttcgtttttttccctccctttcccttttccttactTTTCCGCCCCGCTTTTCTCTCCgtttcaccccccccccccctcttttccttgTGTGAGGGCTCCTCCCACGACGGTAGAGCGGCACGACAGCGATGCTTCCTTCCACAAGATTTTCCTGACCGTTTCCCTCAGTAAAAGGCATTTAATCAGGTCAGGAGGCACAAACAAGCCAATTCATATTGTCAGAGGCTTTACCCTGACGCCGTAAAATCACTGGGATTTGGGAGACAAGAAAACCCCCGATTTTTCTATTACAGTTTTTTAACTGATTCACCTGTTTGGTGTTGAAGCCCAGGATAAGCTTTTCCCTGTTTGTGGTGTAAAACGGCCGGAACGACAGGATTTCCCCAGCTGGGGGGATCCGTAAGGATCTCTGAATCcccctcctggccctgcacagcgCGCCTCGAAATATCACCAGGCGTCTGGGAGCATTGTGAAACCTGTTTAAATTCAGATAAAGGAAAACCCAGTGGCTCCGTGGATTGATGTGCGTCACGGTGGGTGTGGGAGGCTGGTTTATGGGGCGGGAAGGCAGAGTTGAACACGAGGTAAATAACACCACCGTGGGAGGGGTCTCACTGGCGTTGTTGCTGgatgcttttcctgcagctgcgGGGAAATCCACCTTCGTGAATGTTCTGAAACAAGCCAGTGAGGAGTGGGAAGTGGTTCCCGAGCCTGTCGCTAGATGGTGCAATGTCCAGCAAAGCTCCGGAGACGATTGTGAGGTAAAAAAAcgggtgaaaaaaaaatagtcaaatGTTGTCCTAATTTCAGAATATGTGTATATCCCTCAGACTGGGTATTTTTCAGACTCTGTGTGATAGCAACACAGATTACTTTCACGATGTGTGAGTTCCTCTTTTCCCGTTTGTTGGGTCTGTTATGGAATGAAAGTAGTGGGGAGTTACAGGAGATACTTGTAGCCACTGTGAACTAACCAGGTGAGTGGAGAGGGTTGTTCCTGTGCCATGAGAAGCGTGCTCTGAAGTGTCTTAGGAAGCTGAGAACTCGTTTGATCTGCTCACCTGGTTTTagtggtgggatttttttcccagctacCTGCGATTCCATTGGTGATCCTGCCTCTATTTGCTGTGCGAGTGGCTTTTGAGGGACTGGATTATCTTTAGCCCTGGCATGAAGCAGGGTGTGTTTTGGTGAACTCAGTGTAAGATGTCAGGGGGACACCTCGCTCCTGGCTTCTCCCCAGCCATGCCGTGCCGGAGTTAGGGCAGCTCTCCGTTTGTTCCCCCGtgactgcaggagctgagcacgTCGCAGAAGAGCGGCGGGAACGTGCTGCGCATGATGTACGAGAAGCCGGAGCGCTGGGCTTTCACCTTCCAGACGTACGCGTGCCTCAGCAGGATCCGGGCTCAGCTCCACGCCCTGGATGGCAAACTCCGGGACGCGCGGGATCCCGCGCTCTTCTTCGAGCGCTCCGTCTACAGCGACAGGTACgcgtggggctggagccctcgGGGGCAGGTGCAAACTGCCAGGGTGTGCGGGGCTGGAAGGGAGCTCCGCAGATCCCCCAGCCGGGCGAAGCAGGAGTGAGTCCAGGTGACTGAAATGCttccagagagggagactccgGGACCTCTTTAAGCAGCTGTTCTGGTCCTTGGCCACCCCTgtgggaagaatttcttcctctcaTTCAGGTGGCGCTCCTTGTGTTTTTGTTTATggccaacaaaaaaaaaatgtctgaatAAATGCCCCATCCTGTGTTTCTGGATTCACAAGGTGAGACTTGGTAACTGAACCCCATCCCATAATTTCCCCTGTTGTGATATATTGCAAAAAATAACACGTTACAATTTGCTGTAAATAAATGACCCAGCGTACAagccagctgtgctctgtgggTTATGCCTGCACACCTGAGCTGCAGGTGTTGGTGGTGCTCATGCACACTGCTCCACGAGGAGAATAGTGGCTGTTTAATTCCACTCCAGGAGAAGGTTACCACTCAGCTTCTCCTCTAGTTACTGTACTTGAGGCAAACCAAGAGATTCCTGTGCCCAAGAGAAATTTTGTTTCCATCACTCTGATGTCCACAGGTACATCTTTGCTGCTAATTTATACGAGTCTGACTGCATGAACGAGACTGAGTGGACAATTTACCAGGACTGGCACGACTGGATAAATAAACAGTTTGGCTCGAggctggcactggatgggatcATTTATCTCCGAGCCACTCCTGAGGTGAGGGGTGCCAATGTGACAGCACCGACACCAAGTCTGTGTTCTGGGCCTTGCCCCTCATGGTTAGAACTCAGCTCAGGCTGCACTGTTCCATGAGGACTGCAATACCTGAGCTGTGATTAGGTCTGGAAGTACTTAAAAACAATGTTCTTTCAAATGGAGGCTTTGTGTGTTCAAGTCAACTGTGATGGTaatgattttttcattttaaaagcagtacAGGAGAACAGCAAATGAGGAAACACCTCTGGAATAAAGCAACTGACTCCAGGATAGTACAAAGTACCTCTAGGAATAGCTGTTAGTTTGGGAATATAGCTGTACAGGGAATAGACACAGCAGTTCACAGTAATGGTAGAGCTGATGTGGGGATGGTCTGTGAAGCCCCTACACCTGGGGAGCTGGAATGGAGCCGGGTGAAAGCACACCCTGTATGCGGGGCCTTGGGACCATGCTTTGATCTTGGGCCATCTAATATTTGTTTAGAAGGACAGAACAGAATAATATCTCTTTTGAGTATGAAACTCTCTTGAGCAAGAGGAAAACATGAGATTGAAAGAGCTCAAATGAACTTGTAGATCACTTCCATATTTTCTTGCTTCCAGCTTCCATGCCTTCAGTTTTGTTATGGTTGTAAAAAAGCAGAATGTAAAACAGTGGAGTAACtcagggctttttgtttttctgtttcagaaaggaACGCATATTTGAATTTAACGACATTTAAGTAGTTTTGGCTTCCTGTTGAGGCCTTAGGTGTGCTCAGGATGGGAACACATGATGGAAAATGTTGGAAAACAATTCCTAAGGGCCACAAatgtattttgttcattttcaaaTTCAACAAGATTTTGAAATGCTTGTCTGTAATGTCAAATGTCTATTTATGTGCTCTTGGCATATGCAATACAccaatttgtttattttcatttaccaTCTTTTGCCTTTAGAAATGCTTGAATAGGATTTACTTGCGTGGAAGAGATGAAGAACAAGAAATCCCCATTGAATATCTGGAGAAGCTTCACTACAAACATGAAAgttggctgcagcacaggacacTGCGGTAGGGTTTGTTAAGTGGTTCCCTGAGGATGGATAAATCTTTGTAAGGATGTTCTGTGgttctttttcccccagtgaAGCTTCAGCTTCTCCCCTGATGTGTAAATCTAAACTGCAGGCACATTTCCATCAGTTTCCTTAATAGTGTCTTTGCAGCACGTTCATTATTGCTTGGATGTGCAGCCTGCTCCACATTCTCCTCCcgcagagctctgagcagcagaggCTTCAGCTGAGCTCAGTTTCATGCACACAGTGTGCTGTTATTCACTTgggtgctgggggtgcacaaCGTCCAGGAATCACTGATGGATCCCAGGAGCCACGCTGTGAATTTGGAATTCCTTGCTGTAATTTATACATCCAGTTCTTTATGTGGGGTTCTTAACAATGAAAATGCTGTCAAGGATTTGAATGCTCTCTGCTTTATTTCCAGCTACTAATATTGCTTTGTTCCTCTTCCAATACAGAACAGATTTTGACTATCTGCAGGAAATTCCGATTTTAACGCTCGATGCTAACGAAGACTTCAAAGGCAAAAAGGACAAATACGATCACATGATCGAAAAGGTAAAATTTCACAAGGAGTACAAACTCATGATTCACTTTGCTCT includes the following:
- the DCK gene encoding deoxycytidine kinase — encoded protein: MATPPKRSRPDGRLKKVAVEGNIAAGKSTFVNVLKQASEEWEVVPEPVARWCNVQQSSGDDCEELSTSQKSGGNVLRMMYEKPERWAFTFQTYACLSRIRAQLHALDGKLRDARDPALFFERSVYSDRYIFAANLYESDCMNETEWTIYQDWHDWINKQFGSRLALDGIIYLRATPEKCLNRIYLRGRDEEQEIPIEYLEKLHYKHESWLQHRTLRTDFDYLQEIPILTLDANEDFKGKKDKYDHMIEKVKEFLSML